The DNA segment TCAAATTCCGCCAGAAAGGTTCCGCCATCCTCATCCCGGACGCCACGAAGTCGGACCCAAATCCAAAACCTGTGCAGATCAATGCCGAGGACACCAGCGTCGCCATGCACGACGACAAGGTGGTCGTGCGCATTGCCGACGCCCCGCCCAACCAGCCGCTTTGGAAAAACCGCAACAAAAAGCCCGGCCCTCCCTTGGAAGGCCCTTTCGGCCGCGTCATCCGCATCCAGAAGCGAGCCCGCGACACCGTAGTCGGCACCCTTTGCAAAACCCGCTTCTTCCATTACGTCGCGCCGGACGACCCTCGCATCATCCACGACATCTACGTGCCCCCGCCCGAAGAGTCCGGCCTCAATCCCGTGCCGGTGGTCGGCGACAAAGTCGTCGCCAAGCTGCACGAGTGGGAGCAACGCCACGTCAATCCCGAGGGCGAGCTCATCGCCAACCTCGGCAAGACCCATGAGCCGCAAGCCGAACTCATGGCAGTGCTGCACAAGTACAACCTGGAGACCGAGTTCCCACCCGAGGTCATGAAGGAAGCGGAAGCCGTACCCGACAAGGTGACCAAGAACCAGCTCAAAGGACGGCGCGATCTGAGAAAAGCCTTCACCTTCACCATCGACCCCGACGACGCCAAGGACTTCGACGACGCCATCTCCCTCGAGTATCCAGACAGCAAGCACACCCGCGTCGGCATCCATATCGCCGACGTCGCCGCCTACGTGCGCGGCGGCACCAAGCTGGACAAGGAAGCCTTCGAGCGCGGCAACTCCACCTACCTCGTCGGCATCGTCATCCCCATGCTGCCCCGCTCCCTCTCCAACGGAATCTGCAGCCTTGTAGAAGACGAAGACCGCCTCACCAAATCCGTATTCGTCACCTTAGACAAAAAGGGCGAGATCGTAGACGTGGACTACGCCAACACCGTGATCCGCAGCAACAAGCGCCTCACCTACAAGCAAGCCTACGCCCTGCTCAAGAACGACAGCCTGCAGGTCGCTCGCGACTTGCAGCTCCCGCCCGCCCATCAAACCGGGTCCACCGGACGCGCCCTCAACACCCTCAGCAACGAGGAACTCGGCAAACTCCAGAAGTCCATCCGCGAACTCTGGAGCTTCGCCTCCAAGCTGCGCGCCGCCCGCTTCAAGAAAGGCAGCCTCAACCTCGACATGGAAGAAACCAAAATCTTCGTCGACGAAAAGGGCTACGCAGACCGCCTGGAGAAAATCCACAACGACGAGAGCCACCAGCTCATCGAGGAATACATGCTGCTGGCCAACGAATGCGTCGCCCGCGAGATGAAGCGCAACCGCCTCCCCTGCATCTACCGCGTGCACGAAGACCCCGACGAGGAACGCCTCAACGACCTCCGCGAATACATGGCGACCTGGGGCATCGAAACCGCTGACCTCAACAATCGCAAGGACCTCGTCAAGCTGCTCGAAACGCTCTCCGCCCACCCGCAGAGCCGCCTCCTGCGCACCCAAGTACTGCGCTCGCTCAAGAAAGCCTGCTACAAGTCCACCCCCGACGGACACTACGGACTCTGCAAGAACGACTACCTGCACTTCACGTCTCCAATCCGCCGATACAGCGACTTGGTGACGCACCGCGTCTTCAACCACTTCCTCAACAAGGTTCGTGGCGAGCCCGCCCTCGCCGAGCCCGGCCCGCGCTACAACGCCTCCAAGGCGGCAAGCATTGCCGAGCACCTCAGCCACACTGAGGTCAATTCCGTGGAAGCCGAGCGTGAGTCGGTAAAGGTGAAGCTGCTCGAGTTCTTCGAGCGCGAGCTGGACAAGAAACCGCAGACCGCCTTCGACGCCATCATCACCGAAGTGCGCAACCACGGCATGTTCATCGAGCTCAAGGAATCGAGCGCTTTCGGCATGGTCCACATCTCCGCATTGCGCGACGACCTCTATCGCCTCAACGCCAGCGGCACCGCCCTCATCGGTCGCAAGAAGAAAAACGCCTACTCCCTTGGGCAGACCATCCAGGTCGAGGTTCACAAGGTCGACCGCTTCAAGCGCCAGGTCGACTTCCGCCTCTGCGCCCAGCAGCGCAAGGACAATCCCAAGCCAACCATCATGCCATCCGACGCAGCCGCGCCCGCAAGCACGCCGCCCTCGCCGAAGGGGAGAGGAAACGCGTCGCGAAATGGCCGCCGCGAATCGTCCGAAGAAACGAAACCCGGCCCCAAGAAATTCTTCCGCAAACAGAAGAAGTCCAAGAAACCTCAGCGATCCGCTTCGAGCGCCAAGCCGAAAAAATCCGCGACAAAATCGAAGCCAAGCAAAAAGGCCCCCGCCCGGAAGCGAAACAAGTAGGAAACCGGCCCCAAGCACCGCGATCAAACGGTCCGCGCTTT comes from the Pelagicoccus enzymogenes genome and includes:
- a CDS encoding ribonuclease R family protein; protein product: MKIRERIIALMQQADYAPLDKSGISAELGLGKKERRTLDYEVRLLLANGDIVRIKGDRFAIPKDVDLVTGTIKFRQKGSAILIPDATKSDPNPKPVQINAEDTSVAMHDDKVVVRIADAPPNQPLWKNRNKKPGPPLEGPFGRVIRIQKRARDTVVGTLCKTRFFHYVAPDDPRIIHDIYVPPPEESGLNPVPVVGDKVVAKLHEWEQRHVNPEGELIANLGKTHEPQAELMAVLHKYNLETEFPPEVMKEAEAVPDKVTKNQLKGRRDLRKAFTFTIDPDDAKDFDDAISLEYPDSKHTRVGIHIADVAAYVRGGTKLDKEAFERGNSTYLVGIVIPMLPRSLSNGICSLVEDEDRLTKSVFVTLDKKGEIVDVDYANTVIRSNKRLTYKQAYALLKNDSLQVARDLQLPPAHQTGSTGRALNTLSNEELGKLQKSIRELWSFASKLRAARFKKGSLNLDMEETKIFVDEKGYADRLEKIHNDESHQLIEEYMLLANECVAREMKRNRLPCIYRVHEDPDEERLNDLREYMATWGIETADLNNRKDLVKLLETLSAHPQSRLLRTQVLRSLKKACYKSTPDGHYGLCKNDYLHFTSPIRRYSDLVTHRVFNHFLNKVRGEPALAEPGPRYNASKAASIAEHLSHTEVNSVEAERESVKVKLLEFFERELDKKPQTAFDAIITEVRNHGMFIELKESSAFGMVHISALRDDLYRLNASGTALIGRKKKNAYSLGQTIQVEVHKVDRFKRQVDFRLCAQQRKDNPKPTIMPSDAAAPASTPPSPKGRGNASRNGRRESSEETKPGPKKFFRKQKKSKKPQRSASSAKPKKSATKSKPSKKAPARKRNK